The following is a genomic window from Zalophus californianus isolate mZalCal1 chromosome 10, mZalCal1.pri.v2, whole genome shotgun sequence.
TCCCGGATGTGCGCTATCTCACTGAATCCCCACAACCCTTCATAACAGCTGATCCTGCGGCCCTGTCCCTTCTGCCCTCAGCTCTCCTAATGCAGGTCTTAGCATCAACATCATGCCAGCAATGAGTCCTCACCTCCCTGAGTTGCTGTCTTCCCGTCACCCTATTTCCTTCACGGGCTGTATCCCGATTTGTAATTTCATTTATCTTGCTTGTTGTCTGTTTCTCCTCACTACCATGAAAGCTCCATGAGTGCATAGGACCTTTCTGTCTGGTCCATCCTTGTGTCTCCAGGCATACCCCAATGTGTGGTGCACAGATGGTGGGAGACCAGATGGACCGAGCattacccccattttgcagaccaGGATACGAGGTCTGCAGCGTCTCGGCCGCTTGGCAAAGCCTCTCCACAACTAATTGCTGAGTCGGATTGGAACCTGGGCCTGTCTGGTTCTGAGGCCCATGGGTCTTAGGAGGCCTGGCCATGCCTCCCGGGGAGGGTTTGGTTGGTCACGGAAGTCCCGGGCCATGGCCTTGGGTGGGAGCAAGAAATGCAGCGatcagaaaagacaaatcaaaGCTCCTGCCTCACGGGCAATGAGTCAGAAACCTCAGCCCCTTAAAAAGCCAGACACGCTCTGTAATGAGCGCCCTCCAGACACCTGCCGGCCATCTGCGTGGGATTATGCAACACCCTCCTGGGTCACTGCCGTCCCAGAAGCTCGAGGGGAGATCGTGGTCAGAAGGGGGTTGAGAGTATGGGGCGTGGCGGGCTTCCTCGGAGGCTGGAAGCCTCTGATCATACCGGGTGTGGCTACACCAACATACAGGGTTCTCATCTCCTGTTGGATTGGGATGTATCACGAGGCCAGCTTGAAAGAGCAGACTCAGGAAATCCCGATAGGGAGGAACCAAGTGCGTGTGTGAGTTCCCTTACACCAGCAAGGACACTggtttatgggttttttttatattgtcattATGAGGCAAATACCCGCGGTGCTACACAGCTAACTGAGGTAGTACCTACAGTCACACCACATGGGGGGGGGTCACTGTCTTCTGATCAAGCAGCCATGGTCCTGACCCTGCTTTACCACCTATCCACCTGTTCCTAGCCTCCTTTCTTGGGAAAGAGCAGTCCTCAAGCTCAAAACCTCCACCAGACAACAGTCTGTACTATACACTTCATAGCATTCTTGTTTTAAATCATATCTAGGTCACTTAGGACAACCGATGCTGATTTTCAACTTACCTGATACTTTCCTtttgaataaatgtatttatgtaaaaaatagtTGCTTTGAAGAAAAATTGTTCAGCAAATAATAGTGCAGGCTGTACGTGCCTATAAGCAAAGAGCAGTGGGCAAGAGATGGGTCAATAAAGCTTGGGAAGCACGAGCTTAGCTGTGGGTAAATAGGGAACCGGATTCCGATAGGACATAGCAGGCATTTGCCATTGGGTTCGACCACCCAGTATTTGAACTTCCTTCCTCTGTTGGGGAATTCCCTTCCTTCTGAGTTTTGGTGGGTTGCAGACCTCACCTCCCATTACAGCTGCTGAAAATGTCTGCTGACtattttccagcctcccttgcagcgaGGGCGTGGTCACATGCCTCAGTCTTCACCGATCAGGTAGATGCGCCATGCCAGGCTCTGCAACCAAAGGAACGGGACAGCCTAGATAGCTGCCTTCCGGCGGAGCAACGGGCCATGTGAGATTAAGCTCTCAGCGCAAAGCACCGTCTTGCGGTGCCCACAGTGGCCTCCTTGGAAAACCGTTCTCTGGAAGAATCTGAGAAAATCCACAGGGGCTTGGCTGCACActtccaaagcctgtgctctacCTGATTTCCTTTTTACGGAACTCCCGTTCTGTGTCAATCAGCCAGAGTCATTGCGGCTTGCAACTAAGAAGCCTGATGATACCACATGTGGGTACTACAAGCAACAGACTCTCTACTGTGCAGAGCCGAGGGCAGTGAGGACTCTGTTCCAGGCTGGGAAGTGGTGGCCCTTGCATTATTATTGCAAGACATCGGTTTTACACCAAGGTTTGGCCAGCTTCTCTGTAAAGGGTCAGGTAGCAAATGTATCAGGCTTAGTGGCTCGTATGGTCTCTTTGGCAACCAactcctctctgcctttgtttttttgtttttaagatttttcttatttatttgagagacagagagcacgagctggggaaggggcagagggagagggagaagcagactcctcactgagcagggagcccgaagctgggctcgatcccaggaccctgggatcatgacccgagccgaaggcagacgcttaaccgactgagccacccaggtgcctctcatcTCTGCCTTTGAAAGCAGCCGTGAACAATGAGTCAATTAGCAGGTGCGGTGGGGTGCCACTATCATTTTGTCTACAAAATCAGGTGGTGGACTGGATTGGGCCCATGGACCAAATGTTTACCCCTGGTTTAAACTGTTATCTGCATCACACCAACCATGTACCTATGGATGCTGTCGTAACAGGAAAAGTAGGAACACATCGGGCTGGTGCCATGGTCAGCTTCCTAGAGTTTTCACTAAGCTCCTTCAAGAAAAAGTCAATCTTGAGCCAAAGGTGGCTCACCTAATGgcaaaagtgggagaaaatacaGCTTTACTGAGATTCTTTCTGCCGGAAGGCCACAATCGAAACTGATGGTGAGTCTAGCGCTTCAGAGATTTGCAGGGACGGACGACTCAAATTCTAAGCCAGGAATTGGCCCACTTggcctgtaaagggccagacagtaaagaGTTTAGGTGTTACAGGCCACCTAAGGTCTTTGTTACCTTCTTCTTCACCTTTTTTACAACTCTTTAAAAACGAAAAAGCGTCCTGAGCTCTCGGGCCATAAAAAAGCAGGCATTTGGCCGGCGAGCCTGCCGTGCGCTAAGCCCTGTTCTAAACTACAGGTCAGGGGTGTGGAGGCAGAAAGCCGAGCAGAATGGATGAGACAGCTAGAAAAGATAGGCCAGGTCCTAGCCTTTTTCACCAGACAAAGGGCCACCAAGCCCAGGGACGTAGCTGGGATTACGACAGCTTGAAGTTAGGGCCCCAAGAGACAGAACCTATGAGATGAAGAGACAGGAGTTCTCAAGCTCAAAGATTAGGCTCACCTCACAAAAGACCATAAGGCAGAACCACCCAGCTATGCTGCTTCTAGAAACTTCGGCCACTGGGTGTTGATTCTCCTTCCGTTCATCCATTTTCCAAAGAGGATCATTTATTATGGATACCCtgttccttcccccccccaccccgttacATATTGGGCACGTTGGGGGTATATGGCTGAGCTTTTCGTCATAGGTTGCCAGGCCATGAGTAGCCACATCTGGACCTGATAAAGAGGATAATCAATGTCACCAAATGACCCCCGAGCTGGAAGTAGTAACTGGTTTTGGCTTCAGGCTGTGGACCTCTTAGGAAGGGGTTAGTTCATTTCATGAGTatataagaatcttaaaaattcttacaGAGTTGCATGTGGATGGTGGGCAGCCCAGGGATGGACTGGGGCAGACGCTGTTGGTCGCCTCTCCTCTTTTCTAAGAGGGTGCTTCCTAAGTATATCCCTCACTGAAGGAATCGGATGCCCAGCTAAGAGGCCAATGCTAAGCGTGGTAATTTTAGTTACCTCTGCCAGTGTTTGGGTTAAGCatgaaaactggaaaactcaGGCCAGGCACATCAGGAAGAGTTTGCCAAAGGGTTCTAGGAAAAATCTTCTTGTTCCtaaaaagagacacacaaaaagaCAGTTCCCTTCTCATTTGATTAGACCACGGGATGGCAAACGTTTTCTGTAACAGGGGCAGATAGTATTACGGGCTTTGCAGGCCGTGCGTGTTCCATGGGGACTCTGACAATGAGACAGGAAGGCAGGCAGCACCATATCTAGACAAGAGGGCATGgccgtgttccaataaaaccttatttacgGACTGAAACTTGAATTTCACGTAATTTTTCATGTGTCACCAAGTATtcctcatttcactttttttttttttttttttccaattgggACTAAGGTAAGTCTAGACCAGGGCAGAGACTAAGTACCTAACACCTAGCACAAGACTTATACCATAATACATGCACTAATACttggtgaataaatatttatgacatcCTCATGATGAAGTGGCCCCTTTACCATAAATATTAATGCATCATCATTAATGCAACATCAGAGCACCTAGACATAAAGCAATATTAACAGTTCCAAAAGGAGGGATACAGTAATCGTACTAGACTTCAGTACCCCCCCATCAGCAATGGGTAGATCCTCCAGGCAGAAAATCCATAAGGACACAATGGATTGGAACTAGACTTTAGACCAAGTGGACCAGACAGACAGCTACAGAACATTCCCTCCGAGAGCAGCAGAATACGCAtccttctcaagcacacatggagcGTTCTCTGGGATGAATCAGGCTAGATCACCAagatttggtgaatgaatgaatgactggctTTCTTCCAAATGgaagaaatctataaaattgaGTTCTCTGGGGTGACCCCCCATCTACCTGCCACGTGGACCAAAAACCAAGCCAAACCAACCACAAAATACCCTAGAAACACAAAGAATACAGACAGTAACCCCTGGAGGTTTTAGTTTGCAACTCCCTTCTAGAGACAAGGGAATGTAGGTTCTCCAATAGATTGCTTTCACTACTTTTGGCATTCCTTAGGTAAAAAttcaagatctctctctcttcatccatccatccatgtaccTACCTACCGACCTACCTACCTATGtaccatctctttctttctttctggctgaatttttcattttttcagcaAGAGTGTGCCGTCAAGATAGTCTGATTTTCATCATCACCCAACTCTGTAAAGCAGAAGTCTTTATTAATCAAACTAGAGAACAGGGCTGGCTCTATAGTCTTCAGGAACCACTGCAAATAGAAAATGTGAGGCTGTTGGCTCCCATTAAGAATTTTAACATGGCACTAGCAGATCACTAACCAAGCGTGGGGTCCTGAGCCCCTGCAGGTCATTCTTCCAGGAAGCTGGTTccatgagaggcagagggggttGGAGGCTGTCCTGTGATGGATTGTCAGATCTCAGCTGCTCGCTGTAAAGACTGCCCATGATTATCTTGATGAGAAATACACATGGCGCCCCGTCACTCGAAACGGTGGTTTCTCCTCTGGCTGTTGGCACGGTTGGAACACTAGGGTCTCTTGCTCTGGGCGATTTGGTTCCAAACTTTATTTGTCACGTACAGTttcacattatataaaatatagcaaATGGACTACTTTAAAGGCACATGAAACAGAACATATCTAACCACCCTTAAAATCACATTTTGTCCCCAAACCAAGATTCCCAAATTTAGCCTCTAGACCTTTGCCTTGcacttccccaaaaccactgCCCCCCCATACACAAAACTGTCTCACCTTCCGTATTGCTAAGTAACTTTTCGACTATTAGCAACTATTTCCCCATCCAGGCAGATTTTCAACGAAGCCACAGCTTCTGTGGATCTTCTAGCTGCTGTGTTTAGTGTGTGTACCCACAGGCTCGGGGTCGGGGTTTCTTCATCATCGGTAAATACAGAGCGTCCGAGGACTCCGATGGGCACAGACACACAACCTACAGCAGAAAGAATGTCGGGGGGTGGGGCGCCACAGGGAACGTCCCCGATTTTCCCGTATTTAGGTCTGAATATACACATTCACTCAGAGCAACAAATCAATCCTCCAAACTCATCTGAACAGAGACCCAAAGTAATTTTAATGCAAATAACAAAACAAGTTAGTCTGTCTCCATCCATAGCCCCTCCACACAAGAATTACAgtactttatataaaaatgttctaataGGCGCAAAGTACAGTTCCTTCAAATACAGTTGTTACGAGTAACACGTTTGGTCCTAATATTTGCTTCTTGGATGTCTCAGCTAAGTGTCTGTGTTGGGGTTGTCCTTGAGTAGCTGATAATAAGCACCGAGTGAGGGCTGGTTCTACCTACAGGTAAGAAAGTTGGACAGTTTCCTCCCGGACGCAGGTCAAAccaccggggcgggggggcggggggtgcctggcacatggtaagcactgaATAGTCTGTTGAAAATgaacgaatgagtgaatgagcGGATGGAGAGAAAACCAAATCCTGTCCTGGTATCTGTAGCGGCCCTACATCACTCAAACCAGGCATCTTTCCAGTGCCACGGGACCCCGGCTGATGAAGGTCAGGTGCAGAAGCACGTACATGGCACCAGTGCGGAGACGGGGCGGGCAGGTCCCACACGCAGCCTCAGCGCACATCCCCAGCAGCGCGCTCAAAACACGGGAGGCTACAGACAGCGAGGTGCGGAGAGCTTTTCCACAGGCCCTTCCCGGGGCCACCTGCCTTGCCACATGCTTGCAGCGCTTCCACCCCTAAGGGCAAACTGCCCATGGCATCCTGCAGGCCGGCCTCAGATCGCCGGGAGCGCTCTTCACCCAGACCCTGGCAAAGCACGTTCCCCGAGGGGCAGTGTGCACGCTGAAGTTTGAGAGCCATGGCAGTCTGGAAGCTTCTCACGGCTTCATTTGCAGTCAGGACCCCGGGCCCCCCCCCAGAGAAGTGTCCTCTGGGGGTAACCCAGACCACACCGCCAGTAAAGGAGTGGTATTTCAGCCCATCTCGCTTTCGAACCCGTGGTTGTGTTCTCTGCTGCCTTCCCCATGGTGTGTGATTACTTTTCCTAAGCTTTCCATCTGCCTCCCTCACGGGATGGTGAGCCCCAGAGGAGAGAGACTTGTCCCCGCACAGTATCCCCTGTGCTGGGCATGCACCAAGCCCTCTGCAACTTACGCTGCTGAATGAATGGTGGGTGGGTCCGCTGAGGCTCTAGAAATGGGGGTCAGGGGAGGCCGGCCAACCTTAGAAGATAGGGCGGGAAGAGAAGCGCTGGGCCTTCCCACttagaggaggagggaggcagcacCCCCAGGCTGTCTTGCTGTGGGGACACGGGGCCCAGGCTGCTACCGGGAAGGCCAACCTGTGAGCAGCTGTGGGAGAGACGGGGAAGGCCGGGGGTGATGGAGGCCAGCAGCGGCCAGCACGTCGCCATCTCGACATGATGAGATTTTTAATACTTATGAGGCAGTTCTGCTCACATGGCCCTGGGGCCCCGGTCCTCAGCTTCAGGGCACCTACGCGTCACCaaggagctggttagaaatgcaggtGCCCAGGCCCCATCTCTGAAGACCCTGATCCCGTGGGTCTAAGGAGGGCCCCTGTTACTACGTTTGCTGGGGATCGCATGCTGAGATTCTTTGCCTTAGGGTGAGCCTAAATCCGACCCCAGGCTAAAGATCACCTTCCCTAACAAGGGAAGCAAGCAAGTAACATTGTTGGCAAAGGTGGGTGGCACTTTCTGGACCCAGCCCATTACGGGAGGGTCGGGGCTCTGGTCTGGATGTAGACACAACAGCAGGGGCAACACCTGTTTCTCACATGGAACTTGGCTAAACATCTGAGGGGGCTTCACCCCTACCCCACCTCCAACCCTAACACAaagagaatggggaggggaggctgagctGGGCGGGGAGGGGCTCGGTGTGGCTCATACCTAGGAAGGATGCCCCCCGAGACCTGGTGTTCTTGGTCTCttctcacatcacatcacatcccCACGGTCAATAAACATCCCGTTGAATGTTTTCGGATTTGAGCATTGCTGGATTTGGGGCTTTGTCTCTTGGAGACTTTCAGATGGGCAGGAGTTCCGAATCCCAGCCTTCATAGTCTTTCTCTGATCTCAAGAATGCAaaaactcttctctctctctcattctttttttttttttttttggcttttaaaggAAACAATATGTTTGCTagaaaaaccacacacaaaaatattgattatatACAAAACGGTTATCTGAATGTGGATTTTGTACTGCAGCAAAAGCGACCTAGCTCCTGGGGTTCTATTTGCGCTTCCTCAAGATCAGGTACATGAGGCCGCTGATGAAGGTGAAGGCAAAGGCCACCCACGCCAGGATGAAGGAGTAACCATAGCTGCCATCCAGGGTCAGGGCGTATAATCCCAGGTTGTTCCTGTGAAGGTCTTCACGCCGGTCTGTATATATGGAAGCCGCGATCATGACACACAGGCCTGCCgaaagcaagcaaataaataaatcacagaccATGTCACAGCGTGCGCCACAGCGCGAGGGGACCATGGCTGGAGGGGAAGACACACTTAAGCTCTGATTATTGGCGGGTATTTATTTTAGTCCATGGGAAAGATCACGGCCAATATTCCGTGGCAGGTCATGGCTGCCCACCTGGATGGCTTCACTTCCCGCCTGTTGCTAGCTGAGCCCGATTTTGCTTGGGTAGCTGGATATCCAGGCCAGGGGCTAAGTCATAACTGGTCTAAGCCATGGGTCAGCCAGACAGAGAACAGTTTAGGGTCTGTGCACCACATACGATCTCTGTCCCAACTACTCAGCTCAGCCgtggtggcggtggcggtggcggtggcggtggcggcggcgtgGACGTAGCCACAGGCAATATGCGAATGAGCGAGCGGGGCTACGTTCCAGTAAAATGCTATTTACAAAACAAGGCAGTGAACCAGATTTGGCCCGTGGACCGGACTCTGCtaaccaccccccacctccaggcaATCCTGTTCCTGTTTACTTATAACAGTTtatgcggcgcctgggtggctcagtcgttaagcgtctgccttcggctcaggtcatgatcctggggtcctgggatcgagtcccacatcgggctccctgctcggcgggaagcctgcttctccctctcccactccccctgcttatgttcctgctctcactatctctctctctgtcaaaaaaaaaaaaaaaaacaactttataacAGTTTATGGATCCACATGTGTCCCAGTTCTGGCCACAGAAAAATCCTTCAGTGAAAAATATTACTCcctggaaagagagagatgggggtggggaggaagcgtTTTTTGTTGCTGTACTTTCCCTTGTTTATTGTTTCAGATACTGTTATGTCGGGAGGAATGTGTGGAGCTGCAGCAGCCTTTTAGGGGCCATGAGGAGGTCATCACTGACACTCTGAAGATGAGATCATCAAAGGATCAAGTGGAGGTTTCTTGACGCTGCTGAGCTGCCAAACGAACAATGGCACCTTCCACCTTCAAGCTTTTTGTTGTATCAGAAAAGTAAAGGTCTTTGTGGCTGAAGTCACTGTTAATTGGATTTTCCTCTTACTTGAAGTCAAAAGCATCCTGAGTGAAGCACCAACGGACGTTAGTGGCAGGATGAGGTCAAGTACCCTGATCTTCCTTGGGGACCCTGTGCCTCTTCCCTCCATACCAAGATAGCACGTTCTTGATGGCAACTCCTACTTAGCCTACAGATCCTGGCTCAGGCTTCATGTCTTGGGCACGCCTACCCTGACCCTCTAACTAAATCCAGACTCTGAGGTAGAAAATGTCCTGCCACAGCATGGCGGCTGGCTTTCCTTTCCAAATCCTCACCCGCTGCACTGCTCTTGGCTCCTACTTGAGGCGGCTGGGAAGGGAATGCTTATTCCAGGAAGCCCGTCCTTGTACTTACATGACATGAGCTGGATGATGGAGGTTAGCACGaacctctctccctgcttgagGCGGAAGAGCTGGAGCACAAATATCAGGAAGGCAATGCAGCAGAGAACGGTGGACAGGATCATGGTGGCCTGGACCGCCTGCATCGTGGGGTAATCTGTGGCGA
Proteins encoded in this region:
- the EMP2 gene encoding epithelial membrane protein 2, coding for MLVLLAFIIVFHITSAALLFVATIDNAWWVGEEFFADVWRVCVNNTNCTEIDANFQDYPTMQAVQATMILSTVLCCIAFLIFVLQLFRLKQGERFVLTSIIQLMSCLCVMIAASIYTDRREDLHRNNLGLYALTLDGSYGYSFILAWVAFAFTFISGLMYLILRKRK